One Ricinus communis isolate WT05 ecotype wild-type chromosome 7, ASM1957865v1, whole genome shotgun sequence genomic region harbors:
- the LOC8276123 gene encoding uncharacterized protein LOC8276123, which translates to MDNKCGRTSTAWFIFLLINVSLQILSVVGDGGQHVAQNMQEKPPLVKMAMDTLTTLKKSHKSSWDKLKAMIHGFQLQFFPPNLDFRGQDQEVDGAGGRMKEAAEKSLEVGKVTAEESAKSAAKVVGEAVHKVKDKISNDEESHQHDEL; encoded by the exons ATGGATAACAAATGTGGAAGAACAAGTACTGCttggtttattttcttgttgatCAATGTATCCCTGCAAATTCTGTCAGTTGTCGGAGATGGAGGACAGCACGTTGCCCAAAACATGCAAGAGAAGCCACCTCTTGTAAAGATGGCAATGGACACACTTACTACATTGAAGAAATCCCATAAAAGTTCTTGGGACAAACTTAAAGCCATGATTCATGGCTTCCAGTTGCAGTTTTTTCCTCCAAATTTAGA TTTTAGAGGTCAAGATCAAGAAGTGGATGGCGCTGGAGGAAGGATGAAGGAAGCGGCTGAGAAAAGCTTAGAAGTTGGCAAAGTAACAGCTGAGGAATCTGCTAAGTCGGCCGCTAAAGTTGTAGGAGAAGCGGTGCACAAGGTCAAGgataaaatatcaaatgatGAGGAGTCTCATCAACATGATGAGCTTTAA